The following coding sequences lie in one Pseudarthrobacter phenanthrenivorans Sphe3 genomic window:
- the era gene encoding GTPase Era has translation MSKKNKGESQDDFGGFRAGFSVLVGRPNAGKSTLTNALVGKKVAITSAKPQTTRHTIRGIVHRQDAQLILVDTPGLHRPRTLLGKRLNELVADTLAEVDAIGFCLPANEKIGPGDKFIAAQLAAVGRKPVIAIVTKADLVDRQALTEQLLAVAALGREVLGEEGWKDIVPVSAADGFQVDTVADVLISHMPPSPPLYPDGELTDEPEAVMVAELIREAALEGVRDELPHSLAVVVEEIVPREDRPEDSPLLDVRVNLYVERPSQKAIIIGKGGSRLREVGTNARKGIEALLGTRIYLDLHVKVAKDWQRDPKQLVKLGF, from the coding sequence GTGAGCAAGAAAAATAAGGGCGAAAGCCAGGACGACTTCGGTGGTTTCCGTGCAGGGTTCTCGGTCCTTGTGGGCCGTCCCAACGCCGGCAAATCCACCCTGACCAACGCGCTGGTGGGCAAGAAGGTGGCCATTACGTCCGCCAAGCCCCAGACCACGCGCCACACCATCCGCGGCATCGTGCACCGGCAGGACGCGCAGCTCATCCTGGTGGACACTCCGGGGCTGCACCGGCCCCGCACCCTCCTTGGCAAACGGCTTAATGAGCTCGTTGCGGACACGCTGGCCGAGGTTGACGCGATCGGGTTCTGCCTGCCGGCCAACGAAAAGATCGGGCCCGGCGACAAGTTCATTGCGGCCCAGCTGGCCGCGGTGGGGCGCAAACCGGTGATCGCCATCGTCACCAAGGCCGACCTGGTGGACCGCCAGGCGTTGACGGAGCAGTTGCTGGCCGTGGCCGCCCTCGGCCGGGAAGTGCTGGGGGAGGAAGGCTGGAAGGACATCGTTCCCGTGTCCGCCGCCGATGGATTCCAGGTGGACACGGTGGCCGATGTCCTCATCAGCCACATGCCGCCGTCGCCCCCGCTGTACCCGGACGGCGAACTTACGGACGAGCCGGAGGCCGTCATGGTTGCCGAGCTCATCCGCGAGGCGGCGCTGGAAGGGGTCCGCGATGAGTTGCCCCATTCCCTCGCAGTGGTGGTGGAGGAGATCGTTCCCCGGGAAGACCGGCCGGAGGACAGCCCGCTGCTGGACGTGCGGGTGAACCTGTACGTTGAGCGTCCCTCGCAGAAGGCCATTATCATCGGTAAGGGCGGCAGCCGCCTGCGTGAAGTGGGCACCAACGCCCGAAAAGGCATCGAGGCGCTCCTGGGCACACGCATCTACCTTGACCTTCACGTGAAGGTGGCAAAAGACTGGCAGCGCGATCCGAAACAGCTGGTGAAGCTGGGCTTCTAG
- a CDS encoding hemolysin family protein — MTPLLLVAMALAFLAVAALLTAAEAAFNFIPRHDAEEALLKSRGGALRKILRQPVAHIRALRFWRIWFEMASAVAVAVLLYSLLDSVWLAGLAATGIMALLGFVIVGVSPRQLGRLHSAAVVRFTAPTIRFLTWVLGPIPGWLVRLGSTAAPGAPGGDEAFFSEQEFRELVERASESDMIEDTEAEMIQSVFDFGDTLVRAVMVPRTDILTIEAGSSLRQAMSLFLRSGYSRIPVIGESTDQILGIIYLKDVAAVIHELAPNEEPPPVESLAREVRYVPESKPVSDLLRELQKESTHVAIVIDEYGGTAGLVTLEDLIEEIVGEIVDEYDTESAEAVELGDGSYRVSARMGIDDLGELFDIELDDDEVDTVGGLLAKALGRVPIVGSTVEVHGVSLRADRLEGRRNRVSHIIAAPLAKEDTDFEDLFEEAEATQQGVPREQEK, encoded by the coding sequence GTGACGCCTTTGCTCCTCGTCGCAATGGCCTTGGCTTTCCTGGCTGTTGCGGCGCTGCTGACTGCGGCGGAAGCCGCCTTCAATTTCATTCCGCGGCACGATGCCGAAGAAGCCCTGCTCAAGAGCCGTGGCGGTGCACTGCGGAAGATCCTGCGCCAGCCGGTAGCACACATCCGGGCGTTGCGGTTCTGGCGCATCTGGTTCGAAATGGCTTCCGCGGTGGCCGTTGCGGTGCTCCTCTACAGCCTCCTGGACAGTGTCTGGCTCGCAGGACTTGCAGCCACCGGCATCATGGCGCTGCTCGGCTTCGTGATAGTGGGGGTGTCCCCGCGGCAGCTGGGCCGGCTCCATTCGGCGGCCGTGGTGCGCTTCACCGCCCCGACCATCCGTTTCCTCACCTGGGTCCTCGGCCCGATCCCCGGGTGGCTCGTGAGGCTGGGAAGTACGGCCGCCCCGGGCGCGCCCGGCGGCGACGAAGCGTTCTTCAGTGAGCAGGAGTTCCGTGAACTCGTGGAACGCGCCAGCGAATCGGACATGATCGAGGACACCGAGGCTGAGATGATCCAGTCCGTCTTCGATTTCGGAGACACCCTGGTCCGCGCAGTCATGGTTCCCCGCACTGACATCCTCACCATTGAGGCGGGGTCAAGCCTCCGGCAGGCCATGTCCCTCTTCCTTCGTTCAGGCTATTCCAGGATCCCGGTCATCGGGGAAAGCACGGACCAGATCCTGGGCATCATCTACCTGAAGGATGTTGCCGCGGTGATCCATGAGCTGGCCCCCAACGAGGAGCCGCCTCCGGTGGAGTCGCTCGCCCGGGAAGTACGTTACGTGCCCGAGTCCAAGCCGGTCAGCGACCTGCTCCGTGAGCTGCAGAAGGAATCCACGCACGTCGCCATCGTGATCGACGAGTACGGCGGGACGGCCGGTCTGGTCACCCTGGAGGACCTCATCGAGGAAATCGTGGGCGAGATCGTGGATGAGTACGACACGGAAAGCGCGGAGGCGGTGGAGCTGGGCGACGGTTCCTACCGGGTCAGCGCGCGCATGGGCATCGACGACCTGGGCGAGCTTTTCGACATTGAACTCGACGACGACGAGGTGGACACCGTGGGTGGCCTCCTGGCAAAGGCCCTGGGCCGGGTGCCTATCGTGGGAAGCACCGTGGAAGTCCACGGTGTGTCCCTGCGCGCGGACCGGCTGGAAGGCCGCCGCAACCGGGTCAGCCACATCATTGCGGCGCCACTGGCAAAAGAAGACACTGACTTTGAGGACCTCTTCGAAGAGGCGGAAGCAACCCAGCAGGGAGTTCCACGTGAGCAAGAAAAATAA
- the ybeY gene encoding rRNA maturation RNase YbeY, translating into MSIEVNNESGVQVDEAELVMLSRYIFEQLFIHPQAELSILLVDEPAMEKLHIELMDEPGSTDVLSVPMDELTPGTPDRPTPQGMLGDIAICPQVAQMQAKNAGHTLQDEMLLLTTHGILHLLGYDHAEPEEKAEMFGLQRELLSGFTGKEAPAETTQ; encoded by the coding sequence GTGAGCATCGAAGTCAACAATGAGTCCGGCGTCCAGGTGGACGAGGCAGAGCTTGTGATGTTGTCCCGCTACATCTTCGAGCAGCTCTTCATCCACCCCCAGGCCGAGCTTTCCATACTCCTCGTGGACGAACCGGCCATGGAGAAGCTGCACATCGAGCTGATGGACGAACCAGGTTCAACAGACGTGCTGTCCGTGCCCATGGATGAACTGACCCCTGGAACCCCGGACCGGCCCACGCCACAGGGAATGCTGGGGGATATCGCCATCTGCCCGCAGGTTGCCCAGATGCAGGCCAAGAACGCCGGCCACACCCTCCAGGACGAGATGCTCCTGCTGACCACCCACGGCATCCTGCACCTCCTCGGCTACGACCATGCCGAACCCGAGGAGAAGGCCGAGATGTTCGGGCTCCAGCGTGAACTGCTGTCCGGATTCACGGGCAAAGAAGCGCCTGCCGAGACAACCCAGTGA